From Bacteroidota bacterium, the proteins below share one genomic window:
- the mnmH gene encoding tRNA 2-selenouridine(34) synthase MnmH, with the protein MIPEIRTDKELFEFIQNARIDESISLKDIFSKYLFEQINIDDLLKKIRSENTLLIDARSEKEFNESSLPFAKNFPVLNNLERHNVGLLYRKYSQSAAVWLATEYANPKSVSLQKFLTDNEANKKDVIVFCWRGGGRSKYLSKMISDLGYNVKFLSGGQKAYRKRVNDFFSNQNQKYNLLELRGMTGSGKTELLNALKNDLPVIDLEFAAKHYSSLFGNIPYDINNFPRVKNQSAFENSLFEQFAKYDLESPPLFLIESESKRVGDFEIPAPLYRAIEETPCIQINSSFENRIRRIVKDYFGEDNRGLEPMKKIFADREKFFKAQLSTEVYGRLLDYLEKGEVSKFTDEMMEKYYDKRYKVKPKEPIAEISSDNIREAKSQVIEIYKKL; encoded by the coding sequence ATGATTCCCGAAATACGAACAGATAAAGAGTTATTTGAATTTATTCAGAATGCTAGAATTGATGAAAGTATTTCATTAAAAGATATTTTCTCAAAATACTTATTTGAGCAGATTAATATAGATGACCTGCTTAAAAAAATTAGAAGCGAAAACACTTTATTAATCGATGCAAGAAGTGAAAAAGAATTTAACGAATCTTCCCTGCCCTTTGCAAAAAACTTTCCTGTATTAAATAATCTCGAAAGACATAACGTAGGTTTGCTTTATAGAAAATATTCGCAGTCTGCGGCAGTCTGGCTGGCAACAGAGTATGCAAATCCAAAATCAGTTTCTTTACAAAAATTTCTAACTGATAATGAAGCAAACAAAAAAGATGTAATTGTTTTTTGCTGGAGAGGCGGCGGACGAAGCAAGTATCTTTCAAAAATGATTTCCGATTTGGGATACAATGTAAAGTTTTTATCCGGTGGACAGAAAGCTTACAGAAAAAGAGTAAATGATTTTTTTTCAAATCAAAATCAAAAATACAATCTACTCGAGTTGCGAGGGATGACTGGTTCAGGCAAAACAGAACTCCTGAATGCTTTAAAAAATGATTTACCTGTAATAGACCTTGAATTCGCTGCAAAACACTATTCAAGTTTATTCGGAAATATTCCGTATGATATAAATAATTTTCCGCGCGTTAAAAATCAAAGCGCTTTTGAAAATTCATTGTTTGAACAATTCGCAAAATATGATTTAGAGAGTCCCCCTTTATTTTTAATAGAGAGTGAAAGTAAACGCGTCGGTGATTTTGAAATCCCTGCACCTTTATATAGAGCGATTGAAGAGACGCCATGTATCCAGATAAATTCAAGCTTTGAAAATAGAATAAGGCGTATTGTAAAAGATTATTTCGGTGAAGATAATAGGGGGTTAGAACCAATGAAAAAAATATTCGCAGACCGTGAAAAATTTTTCAAGGCGCAGTTAAGCACAGAAGTTTACGGAAGATTATTGGACTATTTAGAAAAGGGTGAAGTAAGTAAATTTACCGACGAAATGATGGAGAAATATTATGATAAACGTTACAAAGTTAAACCAAAAGAGCCCATTGCCGAGATAAGCTCTGATAATATCAGAGAAGCAAAATCACAAGTAATTGAAATTTATAAAAAATTATAA
- a CDS encoding response regulator has product MINGKTVFVGLVDDDKVFQFITAKVLKSLNIIDRLFQFENGQELLEYVIKNSNTPEEIPDVIFLDIQMPFMDGWQFLKEYSNLKINLPKKICFYILSSSISLIDKQQVKLFPFVKDYLVKPIGREDYIKILESVYN; this is encoded by the coding sequence ATGATTAACGGTAAAACCGTATTTGTAGGTCTAGTTGATGATGACAAAGTGTTCCAATTTATAACAGCAAAGGTTTTAAAATCTTTAAACATTATAGACAGACTTTTTCAGTTTGAAAATGGCCAGGAGTTATTGGAATACGTGATAAAAAATTCGAACACCCCTGAAGAAATTCCTGATGTAATTTTTCTTGATATACAGATGCCGTTTATGGATGGATGGCAGTTTTTAAAGGAGTATTCTAATCTTAAAATTAATCTTCCCAAGAAAATCTGTTTTTATATTCTATCTTCTTCAATTAGTTTGATTGATAAGCAGCAGGTGAAATTATTTCCGTTTGTAAAAGACTATCTTGTGAAACCCATAGGCAGAGAAGACTATATAAAGATATTGGAATCAGTTTACAATTAA
- a CDS encoding aminotransferase class I/II-fold pyridoxal phosphate-dependent enzyme — MKNLDTVVIHSGDEFNVTGAVVPPVWQSVNYKTKDLLTMAKISVEDRPLGFYARYATPTLKQLSRVCADLEKTEDSVAFGSGMAAISSAIACTLKSGDHIVAQSNLYATTIKYLRDVLPAFGITTTFVDQTDNKAFEKAVRKSTKLIYVETPSNPLMKITDLEFIGRLCKKKKIISLIDNTFASPINQNPADFGIDVIIHSATKYLGGHSDVLAGVVCGSKEFIYKCWDYGHVVGHVLAPHDASLLLRSIKTLPMRVKKQNENALLIAQYLEEHLKVKKVYHPGLISHAQYGLAASQMRGFGGCFSFELDCTYKKAVQFVEVLKLCKLAVSLGGVETVVTLPAAQWKPFYTQKQLAATGISESLIRLAVGIENHEDIIKDLERGFRKL, encoded by the coding sequence ATGAAAAATCTTGATACAGTTGTAATTCATTCAGGTGATGAATTTAATGTTACCGGAGCAGTCGTCCCGCCTGTTTGGCAATCTGTTAACTATAAGACCAAAGATTTGCTGACAATGGCTAAAATCTCTGTTGAGGATAGACCTCTTGGGTTTTATGCCCGCTATGCTACACCTACTTTGAAGCAGCTCTCAAGAGTTTGTGCGGATTTAGAGAAGACGGAAGATTCAGTTGCCTTCGGTTCAGGCATGGCTGCCATCAGCTCTGCAATAGCTTGTACGTTGAAATCGGGGGATCATATTGTTGCGCAAAGTAATTTATACGCAACAACAATAAAATATCTGAGAGATGTTCTTCCTGCATTCGGAATTACAACTACATTTGTTGACCAGACTGATAATAAAGCATTTGAAAAAGCAGTTAGGAAAAGTACAAAACTGATTTATGTCGAGACCCCTTCAAATCCATTGATGAAAATTACTGATTTAGAATTCATAGGAAGATTATGTAAAAAGAAAAAAATAATTTCGTTAATAGATAATACATTTGCTTCTCCCATAAATCAAAATCCCGCAGATTTTGGAATTGATGTTATAATTCACAGCGCAACAAAATACCTTGGCGGCCACAGTGATGTTTTAGCTGGTGTTGTATGCGGTTCAAAAGAATTTATTTATAAGTGCTGGGATTACGGCCACGTTGTTGGTCATGTTCTCGCTCCACATGATGCATCTTTATTGTTAAGAAGTATCAAAACTTTACCAATGAGAGTAAAGAAGCAGAATGAAAATGCATTACTGATTGCACAATATTTAGAGGAGCATTTAAAAGTAAAAAAGGTTTATCATCCGGGATTAATATCTCACGCGCAATATGGACTTGCGGCTTCACAAATGAGAGGATTCGGGGGCTGTTTCAGTTTTGAACTGGACTGTACATATAAAAAAGCTGTGCAATTTGTTGAAGTTCTGAAATTATGTAAACTTGCAGTGAGTTTAGGTGGAGTTGAAACCGTTGTAACGCTTCCTGCTGCCCAATGGAAACCATTTTATACTCAGAAACAGCTTGCTGCTACCGGAATTTCTGAATCGTTAATAAGACTTGCTGTAGGGATTGAGAATCATGAAGATATAATAAAGGATTTAGAAAGAGGATTCAGAAAATTGTAA
- a CDS encoding transketolase family protein — protein MSFNIDNPELKETRQGFADALMVLGKENPNVVVLGGDVSGSVKTNIFRDAFPDRFFSVGIAEQDMMGVAAGLALTGKIPFASTYGEFATGRPFDQIRQSIAYSQMNVKICASHCGISVGPDGATHQSLEDVGIMRILPHMTVVTPCDYNQTYRAVLECAKYDKPFYIRFYRDKTANYTDANAPFEFGKADTLIDGSDVTLIANGLLVWEAIIASNELKKEGISARVVNMHTIKPIDEDTILKCAEETGLIITCEDHQKHCGLYSAVAEVLSLRRPTQMDYVAVNDTFGESGTMEQLMSKYKIDRHEIIRKVKKHLKK, from the coding sequence ATGTCTTTTAACATTGATAATCCTGAATTGAAAGAAACAAGACAGGGTTTTGCAGATGCTTTAATGGTTCTCGGCAAAGAGAATCCTAATGTAGTAGTCCTTGGGGGCGATGTTTCGGGCTCAGTTAAAACTAATATTTTTCGTGATGCATTCCCTGACAGATTCTTTTCTGTCGGTATAGCCGAACAGGATATGATGGGAGTAGCAGCAGGCTTAGCGCTTACCGGCAAAATTCCTTTTGCATCCACATACGGTGAGTTTGCTACAGGCAGACCATTCGACCAGATTAGACAATCCATTGCATACAGCCAGATGAATGTGAAAATTTGCGCATCGCACTGCGGTATTTCCGTAGGTCCCGACGGCGCAACACATCAGTCTCTGGAAGATGTCGGTATTATGAGAATACTTCCGCACATGACAGTAGTAACACCTTGCGATTATAATCAAACATACAGAGCCGTTTTAGAATGCGCTAAGTATGATAAACCTTTCTACATAAGATTTTATAGAGATAAGACGGCTAACTATACAGATGCTAATGCTCCGTTTGAATTCGGAAAAGCGGACACTTTAATAGATGGTTCTGATGTTACATTAATAGCAAACGGATTATTAGTCTGGGAAGCAATAATTGCATCCAATGAATTGAAAAAAGAAGGCATCAGCGCAAGAGTTGTAAATATGCACACAATAAAACCAATTGATGAAGATACTATTTTAAAATGCGCAGAAGAAACAGGTTTGATTATTACTTGCGAAGACCACCAGAAACATTGCGGACTTTACAGCGCAGTTGCTGAAGTTCTATCACTTCGCAGACCTACACAAATGGATTATGTAGCAGTTAATGATACGTTCGGCGAGAGCGGAACTATGGAACAATTAATGAGCAAATATAAAATTGACCGACATGAAATAATCCGCAAAGTTAAAAAACATTTGAAGAAGTAA
- a CDS encoding DUF475 domain-containing protein yields MDLFTIVLTVLGLCLFEIISSVDNAIINAEVLSTMSEKARKWFLFWGLLFAVFLVRGLLPLVIIYFTVPNLSLGGAITAAFSSDPQVHKAIDDASPVLLIGGGTFLVFLFLYWLFQEEKHYAFKIEKFFAKHGIWFYAIASIILSGLIWFSVKLNPVMAFGAAMGASAFFLTSGFKTNAEEQEKKLMKRGMSDISKIIYLELIDATFSIDGVLGAFAFTLSVPLILVGNGLGALVLRQLTVGNIDRIKQYLYLKNGALYSVFFLGIIMIIDSFRLHIPEWVSPAITFLIVGYFFYRSRKEINRKERLQSKKGA; encoded by the coding sequence TTGGATTTATTTACAATAGTATTAACAGTCTTAGGTCTTTGTTTATTTGAAATAATAAGCAGCGTTGATAATGCAATTATAAATGCAGAAGTATTATCAACAATGTCCGAGAAAGCCCGGAAGTGGTTTCTGTTCTGGGGACTCCTATTCGCAGTTTTTCTTGTGCGCGGGTTGCTTCCTCTTGTAATAATTTACTTTACTGTTCCGAACTTAAGTCTTGGCGGCGCAATAACTGCAGCCTTCAGCAGTGACCCGCAGGTTCATAAAGCCATTGATGATGCTTCCCCTGTTTTACTTATTGGCGGTGGTACATTTCTTGTCTTTTTATTTTTATACTGGCTCTTTCAGGAAGAAAAGCATTACGCATTTAAAATTGAAAAATTCTTTGCTAAACATGGAATCTGGTTTTATGCAATAGCTTCTATTATTTTATCAGGGCTGATCTGGTTTTCTGTTAAGCTGAATCCTGTAATGGCTTTCGGAGCAGCAATGGGTGCTTCGGCATTTTTCCTCACCTCGGGATTCAAGACAAACGCCGAAGAACAGGAAAAGAAATTAATGAAAAGAGGTATGTCTGATATAAGCAAAATAATTTATCTTGAGCTGATTGATGCAACATTTTCTATTGACGGAGTTTTAGGTGCATTTGCTTTCACATTATCAGTACCATTGATTTTAGTAGGAAACGGATTGGGAGCATTAGTGCTGAGACAGTTAACTGTCGGCAACATTGACAGGATAAAACAATATTTATATCTGAAAAACGGCGCATTATATTCCGTATTTTTCCTTGGAATAATAATGATAATAGACAGCTTCAGATTACATATTCCCGAATGGGTTTCTCCTGCTATTACATTTTTAATTGTTGGCTATTTTTTCTACAGGTCGAGGAAAGAAATTAATCGTAAAGAAAGATTACAAAGTAAAAAAGGGGCTTAA
- a CDS encoding trypsin-like peptidase domain-containing protein: MSKSKIFLISSIAILVLSSGVILGKIFFSGNNPDKNVRLVSNTERQDNQKISESRQTAITRAVAKVSPCIVGINVEEVREIQDPFANFWGNDPFFRQFFGDRGQQGPQKQIVRGLGSGYIISQDGYILTNDHVAGNATKISVTLTTGETVSAKLIGSDPNTDVALLKIDKGNLPYLPLGNSDDVIIGEWAIALGNPFGLFEINDKPTVTVGVISATNMKVAADGRRSYINMIQTDASINAGNSGGPLVNVDGEVIGMNTIIYTGGNGNNGSIGVGFAISINRVRKIMEDLKANGKIDRNFNVGFNIQAIDERIAKYYNLEDTKGVIVNQVAKGGAADDAGLKTEDVITNANGEPIRNEQDILSVVNDLRVGDTLKLKILRNKSEKEIEIKLKAEKK; this comes from the coding sequence ATGTCTAAATCAAAAATATTTTTAATCTCCTCAATAGCAATACTGGTTCTTTCCAGCGGAGTAATCCTTGGAAAAATTTTCTTTTCCGGAAACAATCCCGATAAAAACGTGAGATTAGTTTCCAATACTGAAAGACAGGACAATCAGAAAATCAGTGAATCACGTCAGACTGCGATAACGCGCGCAGTGGCTAAAGTATCTCCATGCATCGTTGGTATTAATGTTGAAGAAGTAAGAGAGATACAAGACCCGTTTGCGAATTTTTGGGGAAACGACCCTTTCTTCAGACAGTTTTTCGGAGACAGGGGACAGCAGGGACCTCAAAAGCAAATTGTAAGAGGCCTTGGTTCAGGATACATAATTTCTCAGGATGGATATATTTTAACCAATGACCACGTAGCAGGGAATGCAACGAAAATATCTGTCACTTTAACAACCGGTGAAACTGTTTCAGCTAAGTTAATCGGTTCTGATCCGAATACTGACGTAGCATTATTAAAAATAGATAAAGGAAATCTTCCTTATCTTCCGTTAGGAAATTCAGATGATGTAATAATCGGTGAGTGGGCAATCGCTCTTGGAAATCCTTTCGGATTATTTGAAATCAATGATAAGCCAACTGTTACAGTCGGAGTTATAAGCGCTACAAATATGAAAGTCGCCGCAGACGGCAGACGTTCATATATTAATATGATTCAGACAGATGCATCAATTAATGCAGGTAACTCAGGCGGACCGTTAGTTAACGTGGACGGTGAGGTGATTGGAATGAACACTATTATTTATACCGGCGGTAATGGAAACAACGGAAGTATAGGTGTTGGTTTTGCCATTTCCATAAATCGAGTAAGAAAAATTATGGAAGATTTAAAAGCCAACGGTAAAATCGACAGAAATTTCAATGTTGGATTTAATATACAAGCAATTGATGAAAGAATTGCAAAATACTATAACCTTGAAGATACCAAAGGTGTTATAGTTAACCAGGTTGCCAAAGGCGGTGCTGCAGATGATGCAGGATTGAAGACTGAAGACGTAATTACAAATGCAAATGGTGAACCTATTAGAAATGAACAGGATATATTATCAGTAGTGAATGATTTGAGAGTTGGTGACACTCTTAAATTAAAAATCCTGAGAAACAAATCTGAAAAAGAAATCGAAATAAAATTAAAAGCAGAAAAGAAATAA
- the selD gene encoding selenide, water dikinase SelD, producing MDNKVRLTQMVTSAGCAAKIFPHILSDALKGINWPTNENVIVGFEGKDDAGVYKINDELALIHTTDFFTPVVDDPYTYGQIAATNALSDVYAMGGTPINALNILAFPQKEDISIIKEILSGGADKVREANCVIIGGHSVDITNILYGLAVTGTINPKDIKGNDGAKKGDVLILTKGLGTGVLNNMVKFSELSPEIYKGLISSMTRLNRNASECMVRANANACTDVTGFGFAGHAMQLAKASNVKLVIDANKLPVLDGAINAVENSFLTRGDKSNREYTKDFYSTKGTVNKTIEHLIFDPQTSGGLLISVPEKNSEALLIDLKNNGDEKTAIIGYVDKREEYPAGTFILEY from the coding sequence ATGGATAACAAAGTAAGATTAACACAAATGGTCACTTCTGCCGGATGCGCAGCAAAAATATTTCCTCACATTTTATCAGATGCTTTAAAGGGAATCAACTGGCCGACCAATGAAAATGTAATAGTGGGATTTGAAGGAAAAGATGATGCGGGTGTTTACAAAATAAATGATGAACTTGCGCTGATACATACCACGGATTTTTTTACTCCGGTAGTGGATGATCCCTATACCTATGGTCAGATTGCGGCTACTAATGCATTAAGCGATGTTTATGCAATGGGCGGAACTCCCATAAACGCACTCAATATACTTGCTTTCCCACAGAAAGAAGACATCAGCATTATTAAAGAAATTCTATCAGGCGGTGCTGATAAAGTCAGAGAAGCCAACTGTGTAATTATCGGCGGGCATTCAGTTGATATCACAAATATTTTATACGGCTTAGCAGTTACAGGGACTATAAATCCGAAAGATATTAAAGGTAACGATGGTGCAAAAAAAGGTGATGTGCTTATATTAACAAAAGGATTAGGTACAGGAGTTTTAAATAATATGGTTAAGTTTTCTGAATTAAGTCCGGAAATTTACAAGGGCCTAATTTCTTCAATGACTCGATTGAACAGAAATGCTTCCGAATGTATGGTTCGAGCAAATGCAAATGCATGTACTGATGTTACCGGATTTGGTTTTGCCGGGCATGCAATGCAGCTTGCAAAAGCTAGCAATGTGAAACTTGTAATAGATGCAAATAAACTTCCTGTTTTAGATGGAGCAATAAATGCCGTTGAAAATAGTTTTCTTACACGCGGAGATAAATCCAACAGAGAATACACTAAAGATTTTTATTCGACTAAAGGAACAGTTAATAAAACTATCGAGCATCTGATTTTTGACCCTCAGACATCAGGAGGACTATTAATTTCTGTTCCCGAAAAAAATTCCGAAGCATTACTCATTGATTTAAAGAACAATGGAGATGAAAAAACTGCAATTATAGGTTATGTGGATAAACGAGAAGAATATCCTGCAGGTACTTTTATTTTAGAATATTGA
- a CDS encoding PAS domain S-box protein: MNNLDNIDLLKEIINTINEAVVIHDEKNSIILFNRKTEILLGLTKEHLLGKTSYDPVWKAIKENGIQYTPEEHPAVITNKTGNPCKNIIMGVERRDKSIVWLSVNSQIFIDQNQRLVFVTFYDVSEIIELNKKIEQSKKELDLLVSSLEDVVIEVNKNGKILNAWSSYKNLPFKNTNELTGKNFNDVFPEKCTDKFLEAIAKAIENQALQYIECEDPFETKQNVWYEAKVCPISSRKDIVSLTITDISEKKEMESKIRETEQRWKLALEASGDGIWDWNPQTNEVFYSDKTREMLGYDPSELPNDLDVWRQIIHPDDLKYAHDCIQEYLEGKSDSYLSEIRLRCKDGSYKWILARGTITEWSEDGKPSRIVGTQADIQSIKDREGEINLSNQKFSKAFKHSGIGKALVSIEGKWIEVNDALCDMLGYTVEELSSFTFQEITHPDDLDKDMEFVRKMLNKEIDSYQMEKRYLHKNKNYVWALLTVSLVWNIDGSPRFFISQIQDISESKKLIVDLENKNKQLVTTTLDLNQKIRQLEEFNRIVAHNIRGPAGNIKILLNEYNDSTDEEEKKEYINYLNESSEQLLQTLADLMDIIEVRMNKNIEFEKCDLNKIIEKIKNQLHGIIKVSDAKIILDLEINEIFYPNIYLESILFNLINNSIKYRNPEVPPQIKISTYKNDSGDTCLEVKDNGLGINLQKYGNQVFKLHKVFHPGYDSKGVGLFMTKNQIETFGGTIEIESTEGAGTIFTIKF; encoded by the coding sequence GTGAATAATTTAGATAACATTGATCTGTTAAAAGAGATCATAAATACAATCAATGAAGCTGTTGTTATCCACGACGAAAAAAATTCAATTATCCTATTTAACCGCAAAACTGAAATTCTTCTTGGGCTAACAAAAGAGCATTTACTTGGTAAAACTTCTTATGACCCTGTCTGGAAAGCTATCAAAGAGAATGGTATTCAATACACACCTGAGGAGCACCCTGCTGTTATTACAAATAAGACAGGTAATCCGTGCAAAAATATAATTATGGGTGTTGAACGCCGCGATAAATCTATTGTCTGGCTCTCAGTGAATTCACAAATCTTTATCGACCAGAATCAAAGACTCGTATTCGTTACCTTTTATGATGTCAGTGAAATAATAGAACTTAACAAAAAAATTGAACAATCCAAAAAAGAACTTGATCTGCTGGTTTCTTCTTTAGAAGATGTTGTTATTGAGGTAAACAAGAACGGGAAAATTTTAAATGCCTGGAGTTCGTATAAGAACTTACCTTTCAAGAATACAAATGAACTTACAGGGAAAAACTTTAATGACGTTTTTCCGGAGAAATGCACTGATAAATTTTTAGAAGCAATTGCCAAGGCTATTGAGAATCAGGCTTTACAGTATATCGAATGCGAAGATCCATTTGAGACTAAACAGAATGTCTGGTATGAAGCAAAAGTTTGTCCGATTTCCAGCAGGAAAGATATAGTTTCTCTTACTATTACTGACATCTCAGAAAAAAAAGAAATGGAAAGTAAAATTAGGGAAACTGAGCAACGATGGAAACTTGCATTGGAAGCTTCCGGTGATGGAATATGGGACTGGAATCCCCAGACAAACGAAGTCTTCTACTCCGATAAAACCAGAGAAATGCTGGGATATGATCCGAGTGAACTTCCAAATGATTTAGATGTCTGGAGGCAAATTATACATCCCGATGATTTGAAATATGCACATGATTGTATTCAGGAATATCTTGAGGGGAAATCAGACAGCTATCTTTCAGAAATAAGATTGAGATGCAAAGACGGCAGTTATAAATGGATACTTGCAAGAGGAACTATTACAGAATGGTCTGAAGATGGCAAGCCGTCAAGAATTGTAGGGACTCAGGCAGATATACAATCCATTAAAGATAGGGAAGGAGAAATTAATCTAAGCAATCAAAAATTTTCAAAAGCTTTTAAACATTCAGGTATCGGTAAAGCGTTAGTTTCAATTGAAGGAAAATGGATTGAAGTAAATGACGCATTGTGTGATATGCTGGGTTATACTGTGGAGGAACTTAGTAGTTTTACGTTTCAGGAAATAACACATCCCGATGATCTCGATAAGGACATGGAATTTGTTCGTAAGATGTTAAACAAAGAAATTGATTCATATCAAATGGAGAAAAGATATCTTCATAAAAATAAAAACTATGTTTGGGCTTTACTGACAGTTTCTTTAGTTTGGAATATAGACGGTTCTCCAAGATTTTTTATCTCTCAGATACAGGATATATCGGAATCGAAAAAGCTTATAGTGGATTTAGAAAACAAAAATAAGCAGCTTGTAACCACTACACTGGATTTAAACCAGAAGATACGACAGCTGGAAGAGTTTAACAGAATTGTTGCTCACAATATAAGAGGACCTGCAGGAAACATCAAAATTCTTTTAAATGAATATAATGATTCAACTGATGAAGAAGAAAAAAAGGAATACATTAATTATCTTAATGAAAGCTCTGAACAGCTTCTTCAGACATTAGCAGATTTAATGGATATAATAGAAGTAAGAATGAATAAAAATATTGAGTTCGAAAAATGTGATTTAAATAAAATAATAGAAAAGATTAAAAACCAGTTGCACGGGATTATAAAAGTCAGTGATGCGAAAATAATTCTTGACCTCGAAATAAATGAAATTTTTTATCCCAATATTTATCTCGAGAGTATATTATTCAATTTGATTAATAATTCTATAAAGTATAGAAATCCTGAAGTACCTCCCCAAATTAAAATATCTACATATAAAAACGACAGCGGAGATACATGTTTAGAAGTTAAGGATAACGGACTTGGCATTAATCTTCAGAAATACGGCAATCAGGTTTTTAAACTTCATAAAGTTTTTCACCCGGGATATGACAGTAAGGGAGTGGGATTATTTATGACTAAGAATCAGATTGAAACTTTTGGCGGCACTATTGAAATTGAAAGTACTGAAGGAGCCGGAACAATTTTTACAATTAAATTTTAA
- a CDS encoding DUF2569 family protein, with protein sequence MNFIYTDDFSIFLLEYINKNISLNTPDSVNFFQIFVLLVCSFLLSVLFIKLYNRQVNFKHYNPSEYDARLRKFGGLLYLLLPILVFDLIRNLYQLCSFGYLYTDKAHFFLTEINDTFLRNWWSIIIYFIVFTGSFKVVFSFFNLFFFINRKRLFKFLMLYYIPLSVIFYGIKYFLITQVVEPNHVIIYTVFTQWSESIYASVIIFFYILLSRRINGAFSK encoded by the coding sequence ATGAATTTTATATATACTGATGACTTTTCCATTTTTCTTCTTGAGTATATTAACAAAAATATCAGCTTAAATACTCCCGATAGTGTAAATTTTTTTCAAATTTTCGTTTTACTGGTATGCTCATTCTTATTGAGTGTACTTTTTATTAAACTGTATAATCGCCAAGTTAATTTTAAACATTATAATCCTTCGGAATATGATGCCAGGCTCAGAAAGTTTGGCGGTCTGCTATATTTACTTCTACCAATATTGGTTTTTGATCTTATAAGAAATTTATATCAATTATGTTCGTTTGGATATTTGTATACGGATAAAGCTCATTTCTTTTTAACTGAAATAAATGATACTTTTTTACGAAATTGGTGGAGTATTATTATTTATTTTATCGTATTCACCGGAAGTTTTAAAGTTGTTTTCTCTTTTTTTAATTTATTCTTTTTTATAAATAGAAAGCGCCTCTTTAAATTTCTTATGCTCTATTATATACCGTTGAGTGTTATTTTTTACGGAATAAAATATTTTTTAATCACTCAGGTAGTAGAACCTAACCATGTAATAATCTATACAGTGTTTACACAATGGAGTGAATCAATTTATGCTTCAGTAATAATTTTCTTTTATATATTGCTTTCAAGAAGAATTAACGGAGCTTTTTCAAAATAA